The following coding sequences are from one Amblyraja radiata isolate CabotCenter1 chromosome 40, sAmbRad1.1.pri, whole genome shotgun sequence window:
- the LOC116967618 gene encoding NACHT, LRR and PYD domains-containing protein 14-like — protein sequence MSVALWNPDCKLQRLGLDNVGLTDIGAKHFASALSANCSLTDLDLSGNNLRDSGVKLVSVALWNPNCKIQRLWLDNVGLTDSAADDLASALSTNCSLTELNIGDNALGDTGVSLVSAALRSFNCKIQRLGLNNVGLTDSGAEDLVSALSANPSLTELQLGNNSLTDRCVPALCRLIQTLPRLERILLVGNQFGPTGEKELGSLQEPRPGLSVTV from the exons atGTCTGTGGCTTTgtggaacccggactgtaaactACAGAGACTGGG gctggacaatgtcggtctcacagatatTGGAGCCAAGCATTTTGCCTCCGCTCTCAGTGCAAACTGCTCACTGACAGACCTGGATCTGAGTGGGAATAACCTcagagattccggagtgaaactggtgtctgtggCTCTGTGGAACCCgaactgtaaaatacagagactgtg gctggacaatgtcggtctcacagattctgcagCTGATGATCTtgcctccgctctcagtacaaactgCTCACTGACGGAGCTGAACATTGGGGACAACGCGCTGGGAGATACCGGAGTAAGCCTGGTTTCTGCGGCTCTGAGAAGCTTcaactgtaaaatacagagactggg gctgaacaatgtcggtctcacagattctggagccgaggatctcgtctccgctctcagtGCAAATCCCTCACTGACGGAGCTGCAACTGGGGAATaactccctcacagaccgatgTGTCCCCGCTCTCTGCCGCCTCATACAGACCCTCCCGAGACTGGAGCGGATctt GCTGGTGGGGAATCAGTTCGGTCCGACCGGGGAGAAGGAACTGGGGTCGCTGCAGGAACCCAGACCCGGACTGAGTGTGACCGTGTGA